From Poecile atricapillus isolate bPoeAtr1 chromosome 11, bPoeAtr1.hap1, whole genome shotgun sequence, one genomic window encodes:
- the NEIL1 gene encoding endonuclease 8-like 1 isoform X2, translated as MPECPELHLAGRFINGACGALVFAGGVERSAVGRGPEVPFRSEAYSISAIARGKELRLTLSALEPAAGPPAQDLVFRFGMSGSFRLCPAAELPRHAHLRFLTRESPPRALCFVDPRRFGSWRLGDAWQPERGPCVVSEYQAFRENVLKNLDDRAFDKPICEVLLNQKYFNGIGNYLRAEILYRLKIPPFEKARTVLEALKEQKQERRKKDPSLTLSKKVKLRQENPDLLELCHTVPLEVIMAEKQLLDPEHSDNYAAFKNWLQCYLVPGMSSLRDHNGRTIWFQGEPGPMAPKGQRPRKTRCEKSLQLKADPEAPSPKVTPRASKQRRRAAVNPPKSEEKEEKADGPRKGCARRRRKATAAPALPEVPLCVRRSCRISARRGKGTAPAV; from the exons ATGCCCGAGTGCCCGGAGCTGCACCTGGCCGGGCGCTTCATCAACGGGGCGTGCGGAGCGCTGGTGTTCGCGGGCGGCGTGGAGCGCTCGGCGGTGGGCCGCGGCCCGGAGGTGCCCTTCCGCAGCGAGGCCTACAGCATCTCGGCCATCGCCCGGGGCAAGGAGCTGCGGCTGACGCTGAGCGCGCTGGAGCCCGCCGCCGGCCCCCCAGCGCAGGACCTGGTGTTCCGCTTCGGCATGTCGGGGTCGTTCCGGCTGTGCCCCGCCGCCGAGCTGCCGCGCCATGCCCACCTGCGCTTCCTGACCCGGGAGAGCCCCCCCCGCGCCCTCTGCTTCGTCGACCCCCGGCGCTTCGGGTCGTGGCGCCTGGGGGACGCCTGGCAGCCGGAACGCGGGCCCTGCGTGGTCTCCGAGTACCAGGCTTTCAG GGAGAACGTGCTGAAGAACCTGGATGATAGGGCTTTTGACAAGCCCATCTGTGAGGTGCTCTTGAACCAGAAGTATTTCAATGGAATTGGGAATTACCTTCGAGCTGAGATCCTGTATAG GTTGAAGATCCCTCCCTTTGAAAAAGCTCGGACTGTGCTGGAGGCCCTGAAGGAGCagaagcaggagaggaggaagaag GATCCTTCCCTGACACTGAGCAAGAAGGTGAAGCTGAGGCAAGAGAACCCAgatctgctggagctgtgccacaCGGTGCCCCTGGAGGTCATCATggcag AGAAGCAGCTCCTTGACCCCGAGCACTCGGATAATTATGCTGCCTTCAAGAACTGGCTGCAGTGTTACTTGGTGCCTGGCATGAGCTCCCTGCGTGACCACAATGGCAGGACCATATGGTTCCAG GGAGAGCCTGGCCCCATGGCTCCCAAAG GGCAGAGACCCCGCAAGACGCGCTGTGAGAAGAGCCTTCAGCTGAAGGCAGACCCCGAGGCACCAAGCCCCAAG GTCACCCCACGTGCCTCGAAACAGCGCCGCAGGGCCGCAGTGAACCCCCCAAAgtcagaggagaaggaagagaaggctGATGGGCCAAGGAAGGGATGTGCTCgcaggaggaggaaagcaactgctgctccagccttgCCTGAGGTGCCTCTGTGTGTCAGAAGAAGCTGCAGGATATCTGCTCGCAGGGGCAAAG GTACAGCCCCTGCTGTGTGA
- the NEIL1 gene encoding endonuclease 8-like 1 isoform X1 encodes MPECPELHLAGRFINGACGALVFAGGVERSAVGRGPEVPFRSEAYSISAIARGKELRLTLSALEPAAGPPAQDLVFRFGMSGSFRLCPAAELPRHAHLRFLTRESPPRALCFVDPRRFGSWRLGDAWQPERGPCVVSEYQAFRENVLKNLDDRAFDKPICEVLLNQKYFNGIGNYLRAEILYRLKIPPFEKARTVLEALKEQKQERRKKVGKEYQDPSLTLSKKVKLRQENPDLLELCHTVPLEVIMAEKQLLDPEHSDNYAAFKNWLQCYLVPGMSSLRDHNGRTIWFQGEPGPMAPKGQRPRKTRCEKSLQLKADPEAPSPKVTPRASKQRRRAAVNPPKSEEKEEKADGPRKGCARRRRKATAAPALPEVPLCVRRSCRISARRGKGTAPAV; translated from the exons ATGCCCGAGTGCCCGGAGCTGCACCTGGCCGGGCGCTTCATCAACGGGGCGTGCGGAGCGCTGGTGTTCGCGGGCGGCGTGGAGCGCTCGGCGGTGGGCCGCGGCCCGGAGGTGCCCTTCCGCAGCGAGGCCTACAGCATCTCGGCCATCGCCCGGGGCAAGGAGCTGCGGCTGACGCTGAGCGCGCTGGAGCCCGCCGCCGGCCCCCCAGCGCAGGACCTGGTGTTCCGCTTCGGCATGTCGGGGTCGTTCCGGCTGTGCCCCGCCGCCGAGCTGCCGCGCCATGCCCACCTGCGCTTCCTGACCCGGGAGAGCCCCCCCCGCGCCCTCTGCTTCGTCGACCCCCGGCGCTTCGGGTCGTGGCGCCTGGGGGACGCCTGGCAGCCGGAACGCGGGCCCTGCGTGGTCTCCGAGTACCAGGCTTTCAG GGAGAACGTGCTGAAGAACCTGGATGATAGGGCTTTTGACAAGCCCATCTGTGAGGTGCTCTTGAACCAGAAGTATTTCAATGGAATTGGGAATTACCTTCGAGCTGAGATCCTGTATAG GTTGAAGATCCCTCCCTTTGAAAAAGCTCGGACTGTGCTGGAGGCCCTGAAGGAGCagaagcaggagaggaggaagaaggtgGGGAAGGAATATCAG GATCCTTCCCTGACACTGAGCAAGAAGGTGAAGCTGAGGCAAGAGAACCCAgatctgctggagctgtgccacaCGGTGCCCCTGGAGGTCATCATggcag AGAAGCAGCTCCTTGACCCCGAGCACTCGGATAATTATGCTGCCTTCAAGAACTGGCTGCAGTGTTACTTGGTGCCTGGCATGAGCTCCCTGCGTGACCACAATGGCAGGACCATATGGTTCCAG GGAGAGCCTGGCCCCATGGCTCCCAAAG GGCAGAGACCCCGCAAGACGCGCTGTGAGAAGAGCCTTCAGCTGAAGGCAGACCCCGAGGCACCAAGCCCCAAG GTCACCCCACGTGCCTCGAAACAGCGCCGCAGGGCCGCAGTGAACCCCCCAAAgtcagaggagaaggaagagaaggctGATGGGCCAAGGAAGGGATGTGCTCgcaggaggaggaaagcaactgctgctccagccttgCCTGAGGTGCCTCTGTGTGTCAGAAGAAGCTGCAGGATATCTGCTCGCAGGGGCAAAG GTACAGCCCCTGCTGTGTGA
- the COMMD4 gene encoding COMM domain-containing protein 4 isoform X1: MRFRFCGDLDCPDWVLAEISTLAKISSVKLKLICAQVLRDLLGEAIEYDKILKLTSDAKLESGDVKATIAVLGFILSSAAKHNVDSESLSSELQQLGLPKEHASGLCRSYEEKQSPLQDRLRACSLRLSQLGSVRWRVDYTLSSSELQEVNEPVVHLTFNVRDTERDKTTAVPVTLSANKFWVLLAELKQAQTLMNTLF, translated from the exons ATG CGCTTCCGCTTCTGCGGGGACTTGGACTGCCCCGACTGGGTGCTGGCCGAGATCAGCACCCTGGCCAAAATA TCCTCGGTGAAGCTGAAGCTGATCTGCGCCCAAGTGCTGCGGGACCTGCTGGGGGAGGCCATCGAG TATGACAAGATCCTGAAGCTGACCTCGGATGCAAAGTTAG AGTCGGGGGATGTGAAGGCAACCATCGCTGTCCTCGGCTTCATCCTCTCCAGTGCAGCCAAGCACAATGTAGACAGTGAGTCTCTGTCAagtgagctgcagcagctgggactGCCCAAAG AGCACGCCAGCGGCTTGTGCCGTTCCTACGAGGAGAAGCAGAGCCCCCTCCAGGACAGGCTCCGGGCGTGCAGCCTGCGAT TGAGCCAGCTGGGCTCGGTGCGCTGGCGAGTGGATTACACCCTCAGCTCCAGCGAGCTGCAGGAGGTCAATGAGCCCGTGGTGCACCTGACCTTCAACGTGCGGGACACGGAGCGCGACAAGACCACGGCTGTCCCTGTGACGCTCTCGGCCAACAAAttctgggtgctgctggcag agctgaagcAGGCGCAGACCCTGATGAACACCCTTTTCTGA
- the COMMD4 gene encoding COMM domain-containing protein 4 isoform X2: protein MRFRFCGDLDCPDWVLAEISTLAKISSVKLKLICAQVLRDLLGEAIEYDKILKLTSDAKLESGDVKATIAVLGFILSSAAKHNVDKHASGLCRSYEEKQSPLQDRLRACSLRLSQLGSVRWRVDYTLSSSELQEVNEPVVHLTFNVRDTERDKTTAVPVTLSANKFWVLLAELKQAQTLMNTLF, encoded by the exons ATG CGCTTCCGCTTCTGCGGGGACTTGGACTGCCCCGACTGGGTGCTGGCCGAGATCAGCACCCTGGCCAAAATA TCCTCGGTGAAGCTGAAGCTGATCTGCGCCCAAGTGCTGCGGGACCTGCTGGGGGAGGCCATCGAG TATGACAAGATCCTGAAGCTGACCTCGGATGCAAAGTTAG AGTCGGGGGATGTGAAGGCAACCATCGCTGTCCTCGGCTTCATCCTCTCCAGTGCAGCCAAGCACAATGTAGACA AGCACGCCAGCGGCTTGTGCCGTTCCTACGAGGAGAAGCAGAGCCCCCTCCAGGACAGGCTCCGGGCGTGCAGCCTGCGAT TGAGCCAGCTGGGCTCGGTGCGCTGGCGAGTGGATTACACCCTCAGCTCCAGCGAGCTGCAGGAGGTCAATGAGCCCGTGGTGCACCTGACCTTCAACGTGCGGGACACGGAGCGCGACAAGACCACGGCTGTCCCTGTGACGCTCTCGGCCAACAAAttctgggtgctgctggcag agctgaagcAGGCGCAGACCCTGATGAACACCCTTTTCTGA
- the LOC131583004 gene encoding uncharacterized protein LOC131583004 yields MSRGVGPPSPPEAAALRLGTLLRAQREGAAGTALCPTACGAVPAHRLWCGAFLLLAVCVCAAAVPSGLGALAAVTWAPLGPSASQPGLSDGLVTARGDLLTSVQGAVTPGTGAGGQSLGTRTAATRMSQTCLQQQPGSGDREELRLGTVPLRGAAAGSQVPPGVPTWTPMDAHSWSPSTAEQAAASALPAQGTLSSAELHPEGLWGTAGTALPGKAAPLVDAVLAQVPGNGSGLLDAVLASLPTTAAAPGAHSQDMLASSLPTAASGAPAVTLGTRTEWPSPPALSTAASPAQTRAPSPAGPTVTEMSSTATGAIPELGQMFVMEASRHSKPRTASVAAAPTPAGALGPTPASPGSVPCSTNPALEHGSEPGHHAVTASSVTSPSCLPTSPGAGHAACSLLSSQTLPVPTEVTLNAHLMSSGSSASQHSSTAMEHLPAATREAFSPAELMTKGVPGSTGTKPPASHPSSLPFPTRPVHVLPLQFRLLGITYTLALGSRNSESYQQLEGDVRLMLNQMLSSYESFLQANVLEFMNGSVVVRGEVLFRGDVPAPTSSHLIRTVVTEASKGRSIFSWQLEPQSVQSGGFSLENLDPEKLSISLTGSQLGMSRMDLLERLVSEITSSVSALYHVRNFTISQLRNLSGNTEITGDLYLDTVVHADTTEILEALTALSDLSMDLTSLSVEGSKLGLNVYPLSFLVTNRQFSQKLQDPLSEEHHNLSRDLGDAVMRALKDYPTLLKVIIKEFLPGSLICHGNMIFQHPAPSSMEVLATLVLSVGPNQALADSDIHVDPFSLSVGDDTLERPSPEPGFPAYGVALMVIGGLCIIIAPVVLVCLGTKRLGWQDGRALWDRRDPEVGIQTLEMDNQGFWTEDPEDGHMEWQSTSA; encoded by the exons ATGAGCCGAGGGGTTGGACCACCAAGCCCCCCGGAGGCTGCTGCCCTGCGGCTGGGAACGCTGCTCCGAGCccagagggaaggggctgcGGGCACAGCGCTGTGTCCCACTGCCTgcggggctgtccctgcccacaggctGTGGTGTGGagccttcctgctgctggccgtgtgtgtgtgtgctgctgctgtcccctccgGCCTGGGTGCTCTggctgctgtcacctgggctCCCCTGGGCCCGTcagcctcccagccagggctgagTGATGGTCTGGTGACAGCACGTGGGGACCTCCTCACCTCGGTCCAAGGAGCTGTGACCCCTGGGACAGGTGCTGGGGGACAGAGCCTGGGGACACGGACTGCGGCCACACGGATGTCTCAgacctgcctgcagcagcagcccggatctggggacagggaagagCTCAGGCTGGGCACGGTGCCACTCCGTGGGGCAGCTGCAGGGTCTCAGGTTCCCCCTGGAGTCCCCACATGGACCCCTATGGATGCTCACTCCTGGAGCCCCAGCACGGCAGAGCAGGCAGCggcctctgctctgccagcacaaGGGACACTCAGCTCGGCTGAGCTGCACCCTGAGGGGCTctggggcactgctggcactgccctgcctgggaaaGCTGCTCCCTTGGTGGATGCTGTGTTGGCCCAGGTCCCAGGAAATGGGTCTGGGCTCCTGGATGCAGTCCTGGCATCACTTCCTaccactgcagcagctcctggtgcccACAGTCAGGACATGCTGGcttcctcccttcccacagcagcgTCTGGGGCTCCTGCTGTCACCTTGGGGACACGGACTGAGTGGCCTTCTCCCCCTGCACTGTCCACTGCAGCCTCCCCAGCTCAGACCagggctcccagccctgcaggtcCCACCGTGACTGAGATGAGCTCCACAGCCACTGGTGCCATCCCAGAGCTTGGACAGATGTTTGTGATGGAAGCATCCAGGCACAGCAAGCCCAGAACAGCATcagtggcagctgctcccactccagcaggagctctggggcccacccctgccagcccaggctctgtcccctgctccaCAAACCCAGCTCTGGAGCATGGCTCTGAGCCTGGGCACCACGCTGTCACTGCCAGCAGTGTGACATCTCCATCCTGCCTGCCCActtctcctggagctgggcatgcagcctgctccctgctcagctcccagACCCTGCCTGTGCCTACAGAAGTGACCCTCAATGCCCACCTCATGTCCAGTGGCTCCAGCGCTTCCCAGCACTCCTCCACAGCCATGGAACatctccctgcagccaccagagAGGCCTTCAGCCCAGCTGAGCTGATGACAAAGGGTGTACCTGGCTCCACAGGGACAAAGCCCCCTGCATCCCACCCCTCCAGCCTCCCCTTTCCCACACGGCCTGTGCACGTGCTGCCCTTGCAATTCCGACTGCTGGGAATCACTTACACCCTGGCTCTGGGCAGCAGGAACTCGGAGAGCTACCAGCAGCTGGAGGGAGATGTGAGACTCATG ctAAACCAGATGCTGTCCAGCTACGAGAGCTTCCTGCAGGCAAATGTCCTTGAGTTCAT GAATGGCTCTGTGGTGGTGCGAGGGGAGGTTTTGTTCCGGGGGGATGTTCCTGCTCCCACCAGCTCCCACCTCATCCGGACAGTAGTCACAGAGGCAAGCAAGGGAAGGAGCAtcttcagctggcagctggagcCCCAGTCTGTCCAGTCTGGTG GCTTCAGCCTGGAGAACCTGGACCCGGAGAAGCTGTCCATCTCCCTCACTGGCTCCCAGCTGGGGATGAGCAGGATGGATCTGCTGGAGAGGCTGGTCAGTGAG ATAACATCATCTGTCAGTGCCCTCTACCACGTGAGGAACTTCACCATCTCCCAGCTCAG AAACCTCAGTGGGAACACGGAGATCACTGGAGACCTCTACCTAGACACAGTTGTTCATGCTGACACTACAGAGATTCTGGAAGCCCTGACTGCACTCTCAGACCTCTCCATGGACCTGACCTCCCTCTCGGTGGAGG GGTCCAAGCTTGGTCTGAATGTGTACCCTCTCTCCTTCCTCGTCACCAACAGACAATTCAGCCAGAAGCTTCAGGATCCACTCTCTGAAGAGCACCACAACCTCTCCAGGGACCTTGGTGATGCG GTGATGAGAGCCCTGAAGGATTACCCAACCCTCCTGAAAGTGATCATAAAAGAATTCCT GCCTGGCTCCTTGATCTGCCACGGGAACATGATATTCCAACACCCTGCTCCAAGCAGCATGGAAGTTTTGGCAACACTTGTGCTCTCAGTTGGGCCAAACCAGGCTTTGGCTGACTCAGACATCCATGTGGATCCATTCTCCCTCTCTGTGGGAG ATGACACCTTGGAACGTCCCTCGCCCGAGCCGGGCTTCCCAGCCTATGGAGTGGCCCTCATGGTCATAGGTGGCCTCTGCATCATCATTGCACCCGTCGTGCTTGTG TGCCTGGGGACCAagaggctgggctggcaggatgGAAGAGCCCTTTGGGACAGAAGAGACCCTGAAGTGGGGATCCAGACATTAGAAATGGATAACCAGGGGTTCTGGACAGAG GACCCTGAGGATGGTCACATGGAGTGGCAAAGCACCTCTGCCTGA
- the C11H15orf39 gene encoding uncharacterized protein C15orf39 homolog, giving the protein MASKRFSQSAEPVVLNKLPRPEPTASFLPSKIPGTSSPVPHSGSENHFSYKGSYFACPLQSPEGPEQPPAGWSPAPAYLHYGSGALSQPVPAEGPPLGFLLYPPDSPGTRLQPPDAQKSKDSLSQEQLMARKKLDSPRCPLPVKKLVAVKKAAPLAVPKPVYRTPASFLAPRMALLLGTQAESLQQQPGEAKWTLPPTTHPLHPSEPHRRDPCSEHSLPPLPSSLALPSKEQLGSPVTLPHYCVTLDKYRPPPSTPFLEASCSSAQSQMKVPEVPSLSLDPWPKLQPPDASPVTWERSAMCYPPPPYPLSPHRAGPLYHPPAPTVGEPSALPAFGYVGSREPFPGTYLKTQAPRSYFPSPLEPYVPRTVGARLGAVLRDAELPRDAELPRNTRYPGFAVSPGDTSVFHATFPSVELGCEQHGADSLQWPAAPRHSNAFQPVCTSETLSGGSGGLPETSPKRGGSWEKPGQEEEEPLYPGRRNSSPAPQDTSRGGPGEGNAYKVKDPAKELIRPSPCVTPTKGLEDLRDTKALSSSPPMPVIHNVFSLAPFQEYLERAKGSDPILFCRKHLWEDSSLQNTGGSQEPVALRDVSVVSSLSSGNGAVQSQGDSCYRSIPKKPKPVPQELESQEGSPDEVGTEEPPPEDMVLDLSFKKRLAEAEDTQRPTGCEEGTLDREDKEEKEAAGGKVELGEGAQSRLPEADSGDRSSFQSSATFMFQKYKLLPSLPPSTEPPRQDSSPHAPQPSPPSSTPTPAHTASSPSSIAPLSLPGPQLSIILGPNLPQGLLPKAPATPGEEKVSVARQVGGVRTQTPSGQYFTTLHTSLCDTISGSVSRSSPELLRQWLEMAEPAEELGEMPESLPKNGSKTPNPQKPSNGKEIWLAFQDVAVLLTNLLSQLKTFMFACPFPHVVRAGAIFIPIHVVKEKLFPKLPGNFVDQVLQKHKVELRPTTLSEEKHLRDLELKSCTSRMLKLLALKQLPEIYPDLLNLHWYNSIQQQLGSPGVGALKADCKATATDRSRKRRH; this is encoded by the exons ATGGCCTCAAAACGCTTCTCACAGTCTGCAGAGCCCGTGGTTTTGAACAAGCTACCTCGTCCAGAGCCCACCGCCAGCTTCCTGCCCAGCAAAATCCCAGGCACATCCAGCCCCGTGCCCCACTCTGGCTCTGAAAACCATTTCAGCTACAAGGGCTCCTACTTTGCCTGCCCGCTGCAGAGCCCTGAGGGTCCCGAGCAGCCCCCGGCTGGCTGGAGCCCCGCACCCGCCTACCTGCACTACGGCTCCGGTGCCCTGAGCCAGCCCGTGCCGGCCGAGGGGCCACCACTGGGCTTCCTGCTGTACCCACCGGACAGCCCAGGCACCAGGCTGCAACCCCCGGACGCCCAGAAGAGCAAAGACAGCCtgagccaggagcagctgatggCCAGGAAGAAGCTGGACAGCCCTAGGTGCCCCTTGCCGGTGAAGAAGCTGGTGGCGGTGAAGAAGGCAGCCCCTCTAGCAGTCCCCAAGCCAGTGTACAGAACCCCCGCCTCCTTCCTGGCTCCCAggatggctctgctgctgggaacaCAAGCAGAGAGTCTGCAGCAGCAACCAGGGGAGGCAAAGTGGACCCTGCCCCCCACCACCCACCCTCTGCACCCCAGCGAGCCCCACAGGAGGgatccctgctctgagcacagcCTCCCACCACTgccctccagcctggccctgccttccaaggagcagctgggctccCCTGTCACCTTACCCCACTACTGTGTCACCTTGGATAAATACAGGCCGCCCCCCAGCACCCCGTTCCTGGAAGCAAGTTGTTCCTCTGCCCAGAGCCAGATGAAGGTGCCGGAGGTCCCCAGCCTCAGTCTGGACCCCTGGCCCAAGCTCCAGCCACCTGATGCCAGCCCAGTGACCTGGGAGCGGTCAGCAATGTGCTACCCACCCCCCCCCTACCCActgtcaccccacagagctgGTCCCCTCTACCAccctccagctcccacagtGGGGGAGCCCAGTGCCCTGCCTGCCTTTGGCTACGTGGGAAGCAGGGAGCCCTTTCCTGGCACCTACCTCAAGACCCAAGCCCCCAGGAGTTACTTTCCCAGCCCCCTGGAGCCCTACGTGCCGAGGACAGTGGgtgccaggctgggggcagtgctgagggatgctgagctgcccagggatgcCGAGCTGCCCAGGAATACCAGGTACCCAGGGTTTGCCGTCAGCCCGGGAGATACATCTGTGTTCCACGCCACCTTTCCCAGCGTGGAGCTGGGGTGTGAGCAGCACGGGGCAGACAGTCTGCAGTGGCCAGCAGCACCAAGGCACAGCAATGCTTTCCAGCCTGTCTGCACCTCAGAGACACTTTCTGGGGGCTCTGGTGGGCTCCCTGAGACTTCTCCCAAaagaggagggagctgggaaaaacCTGggcaagaggaggaggagcccCTGTACCCAGGGAGGAGGAACAGCAGCCCGGCCCCTCAGGACACCTCCCGTGGGGGACCAGGGGAAGGAAATGCCTACAAGGTCAAGGATCCAGCCAAGGAGCTCATCCGCCCTTCTCCATGTGTGACCCCCACCAAGGGGCTGGAAGACCTGAGGGACACCAAGGCTTTGTCGTCCTCCCCACCTATGCCTGTGATCCACAACGTCTTCAGCCTGGCACCTTTCCAGGAGTACCTGGAGAGGGCCAAGGGCTCAGACCCCATCCTGTTCTGCAGGAAGCATCTATGGGAGGACTCCTCACTCCAAAACACGGGTGGCAGCCAGGAGCCTGTTGCCCTCAGAGACGTCTCGGTGGTGTCCAGCCTGAGCTCGGGCAATGGTGCAGTGCAGAGCCAAGGGGACAGCTGTTACAGGAGCATCCCTAAAAAGCCAAAGCCTGTGCCCCAAGAGCTGGAGTCTCAGGAGGGCAGCCCTGACGAGGTGGGCACTGAGGAGCCGCCCCCTGAGGACATGGTGCTGGACCTTAGCTTCAAGAAGAGACTGGCAGAAGCTGAGGACACCCAGAGACCCACAGGGTGTGAGGAGGGGACGCTGGACCGAGAGGataaggaggagaaagaggctGCAGGGGGCAAGGTGGAGTTGGGAGAGGGTGCACAGTCCCGGCTGCCTGAGGCAGACTCCggggacaggagcagcttcCAGAGCTCAGCCACCTTCATGTTCCAAAAATACaagctcctgccctccctcccgCCCAGCACTGAGCCCCCCCGGCAGGATAGCAGCCCCCAtgccccccagcccagcccccccagcagcacccccacGCCAGCTCACACAGCCTCCTCTCCATCCAGCATCGCTCCATTGTCACTGCCTGGCCCCCAGCTCAGCATCATCCTTGGCCCAAACCTTCCCCAGGGCCTGCTTCCCAAAGCCCCTGCCACCCCGGGGGAGGAGAAGGTCTCGGTGGCCAGGCAGGTTGGTGGTGTCCGCACACAGACCCCCTCAGGGCAGTACTTCACCACCCTGCACACCTCGCTCTGTGACACCATTTCGGGCTCGGTGTCCCGCTCCTCCCCAGAGCTCCTGcggcagtggctggagatggctgaGCCGGCAGAAGAGCTGGGAGAGATGCCTGAATCCCTGCCCAAAAATGGCTCCAAGACTCCCAATCCTCAGAAGCCCAGCAATGGCAAGGAGATCTGGCTGGCTTTCCAGGATGTGGCTGTGCTCCTCACCAAcctgctctcccagctgaaGACCTTTATGTTCGCTTGCCCTTTCCCCCATGTTGTCCGGGCAGGAGCCATCTTCATCCCCATCCACGTGGTGAAGGAGAAGCTCTTCCCGAAGCTGCCCGGGAACTTTGTGGACCAAGTGCTGCAGAAGCACAAGGTGGAGCTGCGTCCCACCACCCTCTCAGAGGAGAAGCACCTGAGGGACCTGGAGCTGAAGAGCTGCACCTCCCGCATGCTGAAGCTCCTGGCGCTCAAGCAGCTTCCCGAAATCTACCCCGACCTGCTCAACCTCCACTGGTACAACTCCATCCAGCAGCAGCTCG gTAGCCCTGGCGTGGGGGCACTGAAAGCGGATTGCAAAGCGACAGCCACGGACAGATCAAGGAAAAGGAGACACTGA